DNA from Palaemon carinicauda isolate YSFRI2023 chromosome 26, ASM3689809v2, whole genome shotgun sequence:
TTATTCAATAATGATTATTTTCATGTAAAAGGCTTCATAATGCAGTGAATACATAGTTTTATAGTAAAATTCCAcattaataatgatagttattgATGAGAATGTACAGTTTTGGATTTCTTAGAAGTTAGGTAAACTTAACAAGGAGACAAGCGAGAACGGCTTATCACCATGATGCTAGTTTGGATTGTCATTATGTTATTTGTTATGTTCTGTCACTTTGTTTACATAATCTAGCATCAGAGGAACCGCGCATTGGACATTCTTCAATGTAAACAGTAATGAGGATTACCGTACAGGTGTTCGACAGTCTGTGGTAATATTTTTCCAATGGTACAATTATCTCTATTACTCTGGATATGTCATGTAccagtatatatacaatgtacagtatgtgtgtgtgcatatatatatatatatatatatatatatatatatatatatatatatatatatatatatatatatatatatatatatatgtgtgtgtgtgtgtgtgtgtgtgtgtgtgtgtatgtgtgtgttcgtgtgtgtgtatgtgtatggcaACAGATAAGCCAGTGAGGCTTGCCAGCGCTTTAAGAATTTAAGAACTCATTTAAACCCCAACTTTACAATAGGAGTTAACAAGAACTAGATTCATCATTTATTTATgaagtttttgttaaaaaaaaaaaaaaatccaagtataCCACACGAGCCTTCACAAAATCTACAAATGTCCGTCGTTGATGCCTGTATGAGGAAAGCTCGTACCACTGCACTAAACGATTTATATGTCGCTCATGAATatcagagacaagggatagtgacaatggccAAGCTAgaagaacaataccctagagattgaacacatatacatataatcagcgcctaagcaccatctccatcaagctaggaccagggagggccagacaatggctgctgacaaATCAGCAGGTAAACAAataagctcccctaaaccacccatgattagctcacaaggatggtgaggttgcagacactgtatGAAGCTATCGAGCTTtggcggaactcgaaccccagtccgccagATCGCcattcagggacgtttccaataggccacctcaaaTTTACTTAGATAATTCCCCACTATGAGCGAAATGTCAGACAAACACCGTAAATCCCAGCCACATCATAGAGGAaacgaaaaaggaagaaaaatgtaGAATTTCCTCTCACGGGCGCATGACACAAGGAAAATCAGCAAAATTATAAGTATTTCATGAAATTGACGACAGGTCCGCCTACAGAGAAGGATTAAATCAACACTTGAGAATCGTCATCTTGTGAGAGAAAATCGCCCAAATTAGTAgccgtccattattattattattattattattattattattattattattattattattattattattattattttactagctaagcttcaaccctaattgggGAAACAGGATGCCACAAGCGTAAGGGttccagttttgctgatcatggcgatacacaagcatGAGAAAAAAACTCAATTACATTACTcctatgtatatacacagacacatacacacatatatatgtataaatgtatatatatatatatatatatatatatatatatatatatatatatatatatatatatatatatgtgtgtgtgtgtgtgtgtgtgtgtgcgtgcgtatgtgtgtaatatatatatatattatatatatatgtatatatatatatatatatatatatatatatatatatatatatatatatatatatatatatatatatacggtatatatatatatatatatgagagagagagagagagagagagagagagagagagagagagagagagagagagagagagagagagagagagagagagagagataatgtatgcGTTTAAAATAAAGCGGCAGGGGGCTTTGATATACATTGATTTTGTGTAAAAGAAATGTTGAATACTTGATTTATTTATAGAAAGAAAGCTAATAGATTCTATGGGCCTTTCTTCAACAGTTCCATCTTTTGAGAAGGGTGGAGGGGTGTTGGAGAGTCGTGGTTGACGTTTTCAACATATGGGCAGTCAGGTTAAGGGATGGCGGTCAGGAAAGATTTTTGCTAAAGATGGCACTGAAACttgatatatttacttatttttctccACCAACAAATTATTCCTCGATTATGATAATGATTTAGTTATAACGCAGACAAATATCGTTgaaataagtatacatatgtatgtgtagtgGGTATCCAGATATTTAGGTAAACTTAATGATATATTTACTTACGTTTCTTATATGACAAACaagcatgtatgtatatctgtattggGTATCAAGATATTTAGGTAAACTTAATATATTTACTTACGGTtgttatataacaaaattatttcttgATGACGGTAATGCTTTAGGCATAACGCAGTTGAATATGGTTGAACTAAGTATACATGTGTAGGGGCTTAATGGATATTCAGATATTTAGGTAAACTAAATGGATAGGCCAATCAACACAGATACAGAAAAATCCCATCGAAAAATAAATGTTCAATTTATGACATGAGCCTCATCAGATGATCATCAGCGTAGCATAtgttttgttcataaaatattgtcATTAATTGCATGAATtgattttttgttttcatcttttatttattgaTGAATTTTTGGAAAAGTGTTGGGGGAATTTTAACATCATCATTTTGAAACTCAGATAAATGAGTTGGCAGAAAAGTCTGTAACACAGGCTACATAAACTAGGGACTtttgtgattttcattttcattccacAAATATAATTTTTCTCCCGTGAATGTATCTATTTATACACAACTGCAGTTTCAAATCTGATCATGAATCAACGTTGCATTGCAAGAGTAAATCATTCGTacatgaactgatttttttttgctTTGCCGAAATTTGTTATCCACGGCGAAACAATTTATTTGGAGTAAGACAGATTTCCAAactggttatttttctattttgattgttttattcaATAAAGTGAAAACCGTATTTGCTGCCAAATGAAATCACCGTAGATAAATGAGAGAGGCCAATGATTTCATCTGAAATCAACTCCAAATGGACAATGCTTAATTGACCTTTTTATGTGCTGCCTGCCAGCTGCAACATCGGATGGTTATACAAAAACTAAGGTTTCGTGTTTGTTTTCGCCTCTCTTGCTTTCGATACCCGTTTAGTGAGTCCCaatttcacgtttttttttcttttatgcggAAATGTGAAGTTGTGATGGATATACTATGTTAATCGTGACTGATTTAAtttgtcttagtttctttttttttttttaaacgataatCTCCACTTTGTGATAactgcaagtgtctggctatactatatatatatatatatatatatatatatatatatatatatatatatatatatatatatatatatatatatatatatatatacatacatatatatatgtgtgtgcatgtatatgtgtatatatatatatatatatatatatatatatatatatatatatatatatatatatatatatatatatatatatacgtatatatatatgtttatatatatgtttatatatatatatatatatatatatatatatatatatatatatatatatatatatatatatatatatatatatatatatcctgtcacacacaggaggaagagaagtagtGATCCCCTGAttagagggagtaccccgagaaaaccacaacctcccacaaattgccgaaaaagCTGGTTGTAGATAGGAAACGAGGAGTGGTGGCAAGGATTGAATCTGTTCGTGTGCATGTCTACttatatttagacgttattttttatGGCTcgggtacagtattattattattattattattattattattattattattattattattattattattattttcattattattattattattaggttagctacaacgctagttggaaaagcaggatgctataagccctagggctccaggaAGGGTTAGTAGTCATGAAGAATCAACTTTTGATTACCGCCTTTAACCGTTTGTTGCCTTTTTGAGCTTTTCCTAAATTATTCTAATTACGTTGCCCTTGGAATCAAATCGCAAATAGACGACTTCAATTGTTCCTTATCGTATGATATGTTAATGGAAACAAATCGTAGCCTTTCAAATATGTTTCTATACTGATTACTTGCGGTTAAAACTGTGTTATTTATTGAAACCTTTTAAGTgacttatttttcatttcttgtaaTTTCTGTAGGATATTTACACTCATATCCTCTAGTTTCTGTAGGTCATTTAAACTCATGTCTTCTAATTTCTGTTGGCCATTTAAACTCATGTCATCTAATATCTGTTGCCCATTTAAACTCATGTTATCTAATTTATGTAGGCCATTTAAACTCATGTCCTTTAAATTCTGTAGGTCGTTTAAACTCATGTCCTCTACTTTCTGTTGGGCATTTAAACTCATGTCATCTAATTTCTGTAGGTAATTTAAACTCATGTCATCTAATTTCTGTAGGTCTTTTAAACTCATGGCCTCTAATTTCTGTAGGCCATTTAAACTCATGTCCTCTAATTTCTGTAGGCCATTTAAACTCATGTCCTCTAAATTATGTAGGTCATTTAAAATCATGTCCTCTAATTTCTGTAGGTCATTTAAACTCGTGTCCTCTAATTTCTGTAGGTCATTTAAACTCATGTCCTCTAATTTCTGTAGGTCATTCAAATTCATGTCCTCTAATTTCTGTAGGTCATTTAAATTCATGTCCTCTAATTTCTGTAGGTCATTTAAGCTCATGTCCTTTTAATTTCTGTAGGCCATTTAAACTCATGTCCTCTAATTTCTGTAGGCCATTTAAACTCATGTCCTCTAATTTCTGTAGGCTGTTTTAAACTCATGTCCTCTAGTTTATGAAGGTCATTTAAAATCATGTCCTCTAATTTCTGTAGCTCATTTAAACTCGTGTTGTATAATTTCTGTAGGCCATTTAAACTCATGTCCTCTAATTTCTGTTGGCCATTTAAACTCATGTCCTCTAATTTTTCTAGGCCATTTAAACTCACGTCCTCTTAATTTCTGTAGGTCATTTAAACACATGGTCTAATTTTTTGTAGGTCATTTAAACTCAAGTCATCTAATTTCTGTAGGTCATTTAAACTCATGTCATCTAATTTCTGTAGGTCTTTTAAACTCATGTCCTCTAATTTCTGTTGGCCATTTAAACTCATGTCCTCTAATTTCTGTAGGCCATTTAAACTCATGTCATCTAATTTATGTAGGTCATTTAAAATCCTGTCCTCTAATTTCTGTAGGTCATTTAAACTCGTGTTGTCACATTTCTCTAGGTCATTTAAACTCGTGCTGTCTAATTTCTCTAGGTCATTTAAACTCATGTCCTCTAATTTCTGTAGGTCATTTAAACTCATGTCCTCTAATTTCTGTAGGTCATTCAAATTCATGTCCTCTAATTTCTGTAGGTCATTTAAATTCATGTCCTCTAATTTCTGTAGGCCATTTTAGAGGGGGCCAATATGATATGTAGGACACAAAGCTATTGAATTTATATATCTTATGCTTATACCTATATTTACTACtgttctttttcctcctcctcctcccttctatCCCTCCTACTCGTCTCCCTTTCCCATCTAAATCACGCTGCCCAGTGATCTTTCTTCCCCGCGACGCCCCCCTCCCGGCGTCGTGAATGACCTCCCcggccccctcctcctcctccttaggaTGATTGTTACGTTCATCGGTAACTGCCGCATGAAACAGAAGCCATGTCAGGTCAGTAGGGGGCCGTCGGGTCGAGGTTGAACTATATCGTCCTCAGCGAAATGGGCCCTGATTGGAGAGTCTTGTCCGTCGTGACAGACTAGCCTGGACGTCGAGTTCAAATCAcctgttttactctctctctctctctctctctctctcctctctctctctctctctctctctctctctctctctctggaaataagaaaatgtataaatgttagttctgatttattctaaaagaaacttaag
Protein-coding regions in this window:
- the LOC137620012 gene encoding protein phosphatase 1 regulatory subunit 7-like, whose protein sequence is MSLNDLQKLEDMNLNDLQKLEDMNLNDLQKLEDMSLNDLQKLEDTSLNDLQKLEDMILNDLHNLEDMSLNGLQKLEDMSLNGLQKLEAMSLKDLQKLDDMSLNYLQKLDDMSLNAQQKVEDMSLNDLQNLKDMSLNGLHKLDNMSLNGQQILDDMSLNGQQKLEDMSLNDLQKLEDMSVNILQKLQEMKNKSLKRFQ
- the LOC137620013 gene encoding uncharacterized protein, producing MNLNDLQKLEDMNLNDLQKLEDMSLNDLQKLEDMSLNDLEKLDSTSLNDLEKCDNTSLNDLQKLEDRILNDLHKLDDMSLNGLQKLEDMSLNGQQKLEDMSLKDLQKLDDMSLNDLQKLDDLSLNDLQKIRPCV